The Malus domestica chromosome 10, GDT2T_hap1 genome contains a region encoding:
- the LOC103445688 gene encoding inositol-tetrakisphosphate 1-kinase 4-like isoform X4: MRLNGELPPCYDGRAEGEENGENERELNSIGSVGISLPPKLVVGYALTSKKKKSFLQPKLVVLARNKGIFFIAIDVNKPLSDQGPFDVVLHKDYRQKHPEVTVLDPPNSVEHLYNRQSMLQEVADLNLSDCYGKVGVPKQLIVTKDPSSIPNEVDKAGLKLPLVVKPLVVDGSAKSHELFLAYDQCSLSELEPPLVLQEFVNHGGVLFKVYIVGEAIKVVRRFSLPNISKRELEKLAGVFRFPRVSCAAASADDADLDPSVAELPQRPLLENLARELRQRLGLRLFNVDMIREHGTKDVFYVIDINYFPGYGKMPDYEHIFTDFLLSLVQSQHKKRLAA, translated from the exons ATGAGGCTGAACGGCGAGCTTCCTCCGTGCTACGACGGAAGAGCGGAGGGGGAGGAGAatggagaaaatgagagagaattGAATTCAATCGGCAGCGTTGGGATTTCTCTGCCGCCAAAACTCGTCGTCGGGTACGCCTTGacctccaagaagaagaagagcttCTTGCAGCCCAAACTCGTTGTCTTGGCTAG GAATAAGGGGATCTTCTTCATTGCAATTGATGTAAACAAGCCACTTTCAGATCAAGGACCCTTTGATGTTGTTTTGCATAAG GATTACAGACAAAAACATCCAGAAGTAACTGTTCTTGATCCCCCAAATTCAGTAGAACATCTATACAACCGCCAGTCCATGCTTCAGGAAGTGGCTGATCTAAACTTGTCTGATTGCTATG GCAAGGTTGGTGTTCCAAAGCAGTTGATTGTCACTAAAGATCCATCATCTATTCCAAATGAAGTTGATAAAGCTGGGCTAAAATTGCCTCTGG TTGTCAAACCACTGGTTGTGGATGGTAGTGCCAAGTCACATGAACTATTTCTTGCTTACGACCAATGCTCCCTCTCAGAACTCGAACCTCCCTTGGTCCTGCAGGAGTTTGTAAATCACG GTGGTGTTCTCTTTAAAGTTTATATCGTTGGGGAAGCCATAAAGGTTGTAAGGCGTTTCTCTCTTCCCAATATCAGTAAACGTGAACTAGAAAAGCTTGCTGGTGTCTTCCGTTTCCCAAGGGTTTCATGTGCTGCGGCTTCAGCAGACGATGCAGACCTTGACCCTAGTGTTGCTG AACTTCCTCAACGGCCTTTGTTAGAGAACCTTGCAAGGGAGCTCCGCCAACGATTg GGCCTTCGGCTATTCAATGTTGATATGATTCGAGAGCATGGGACAAAGGATGTTTTTTATGTCATTGACATCAACTACTTTCCAG GTTACGGCAAAATGCCAGACTACGAGCACATATTTACAGATTTCCTACTAAGCCTTGTGCAGAGCCAGCATAAGAAAAGACTCGCTGCGTAA
- the LOC103445688 gene encoding inositol-tetrakisphosphate 1-kinase 4-like isoform X3: MRLNGELPPCYDGRAEGEENGENERELNSIGSVGISLPPKLVVGYALTSKKKKSFLQPKLVVLARNKGIFFIAIDVNKPLSDQGPFDVVLHKLSGKEWSEVIEDYRQKHPEVTVLDPPNSVEHLYNRQSMLQEVADLNLSDCYGKVGVPKQLIVTKDPSSIPNEVDKAGLKLPLVVKPLVVDGSAKSHELFLAYDQCSLSELEPPLVLQEFVNHGGVLFKVYIVGEAIKVVRRFSLPNISKRELEKLAGVFRFPRVSCAAASADDADLDPSVAELPQRPLLENLARELRQRLGLRLFNVDMIREHGTKDVFYVIDINYFPGYGKMPDYEHIFTDFLLSLVQSQHKKRLAA, encoded by the exons ATGAGGCTGAACGGCGAGCTTCCTCCGTGCTACGACGGAAGAGCGGAGGGGGAGGAGAatggagaaaatgagagagaattGAATTCAATCGGCAGCGTTGGGATTTCTCTGCCGCCAAAACTCGTCGTCGGGTACGCCTTGacctccaagaagaagaagagcttCTTGCAGCCCAAACTCGTTGTCTTGGCTAG GAATAAGGGGATCTTCTTCATTGCAATTGATGTAAACAAGCCACTTTCAGATCAAGGACCCTTTGATGTTGTTTTGCATAAG TTGTCGGGAAAAGAGTGGTCCGAGGTTATTGAG GATTACAGACAAAAACATCCAGAAGTAACTGTTCTTGATCCCCCAAATTCAGTAGAACATCTATACAACCGCCAGTCCATGCTTCAGGAAGTGGCTGATCTAAACTTGTCTGATTGCTATG GCAAGGTTGGTGTTCCAAAGCAGTTGATTGTCACTAAAGATCCATCATCTATTCCAAATGAAGTTGATAAAGCTGGGCTAAAATTGCCTCTGG TTGTCAAACCACTGGTTGTGGATGGTAGTGCCAAGTCACATGAACTATTTCTTGCTTACGACCAATGCTCCCTCTCAGAACTCGAACCTCCCTTGGTCCTGCAGGAGTTTGTAAATCACG GTGGTGTTCTCTTTAAAGTTTATATCGTTGGGGAAGCCATAAAGGTTGTAAGGCGTTTCTCTCTTCCCAATATCAGTAAACGTGAACTAGAAAAGCTTGCTGGTGTCTTCCGTTTCCCAAGGGTTTCATGTGCTGCGGCTTCAGCAGACGATGCAGACCTTGACCCTAGTGTTGCTG AACTTCCTCAACGGCCTTTGTTAGAGAACCTTGCAAGGGAGCTCCGCCAACGATTg GGCCTTCGGCTATTCAATGTTGATATGATTCGAGAGCATGGGACAAAGGATGTTTTTTATGTCATTGACATCAACTACTTTCCAG GTTACGGCAAAATGCCAGACTACGAGCACATATTTACAGATTTCCTACTAAGCCTTGTGCAGAGCCAGCATAAGAAAAGACTCGCTGCGTAA
- the LOC103445688 gene encoding inositol-tetrakisphosphate 1-kinase 4-like isoform X2 — translation MRLNGELPPCYDGRAEGEENGENERELNSIGSVGISLPPKLVVGYALTSKKKKSFLQPKLVVLARNKGIFFIAIDVNKPLSDQGPFDVVLHKDYRQKHPEVTVLDPPNSVEHLYNRQSMLQEVADLNLSDCYGKVGVPKQLIVTKDPSSIPNEVDKAGLKLPLGRVTLSFFSCVLVVKPLVVDGSAKSHELFLAYDQCSLSELEPPLVLQEFVNHGGVLFKVYIVGEAIKVVRRFSLPNISKRELEKLAGVFRFPRVSCAAASADDADLDPSVAELPQRPLLENLARELRQRLGLRLFNVDMIREHGTKDVFYVIDINYFPGYGKMPDYEHIFTDFLLSLVQSQHKKRLAA, via the exons ATGAGGCTGAACGGCGAGCTTCCTCCGTGCTACGACGGAAGAGCGGAGGGGGAGGAGAatggagaaaatgagagagaattGAATTCAATCGGCAGCGTTGGGATTTCTCTGCCGCCAAAACTCGTCGTCGGGTACGCCTTGacctccaagaagaagaagagcttCTTGCAGCCCAAACTCGTTGTCTTGGCTAG GAATAAGGGGATCTTCTTCATTGCAATTGATGTAAACAAGCCACTTTCAGATCAAGGACCCTTTGATGTTGTTTTGCATAAG GATTACAGACAAAAACATCCAGAAGTAACTGTTCTTGATCCCCCAAATTCAGTAGAACATCTATACAACCGCCAGTCCATGCTTCAGGAAGTGGCTGATCTAAACTTGTCTGATTGCTATG GCAAGGTTGGTGTTCCAAAGCAGTTGATTGTCACTAAAGATCCATCATCTATTCCAAATGAAGTTGATAAAGCTGGGCTAAAATTGCCTCTGGGTAGAGTTACTTTATCCTTCTTCTCGTGTGTTTTGG TTGTCAAACCACTGGTTGTGGATGGTAGTGCCAAGTCACATGAACTATTTCTTGCTTACGACCAATGCTCCCTCTCAGAACTCGAACCTCCCTTGGTCCTGCAGGAGTTTGTAAATCACG GTGGTGTTCTCTTTAAAGTTTATATCGTTGGGGAAGCCATAAAGGTTGTAAGGCGTTTCTCTCTTCCCAATATCAGTAAACGTGAACTAGAAAAGCTTGCTGGTGTCTTCCGTTTCCCAAGGGTTTCATGTGCTGCGGCTTCAGCAGACGATGCAGACCTTGACCCTAGTGTTGCTG AACTTCCTCAACGGCCTTTGTTAGAGAACCTTGCAAGGGAGCTCCGCCAACGATTg GGCCTTCGGCTATTCAATGTTGATATGATTCGAGAGCATGGGACAAAGGATGTTTTTTATGTCATTGACATCAACTACTTTCCAG GTTACGGCAAAATGCCAGACTACGAGCACATATTTACAGATTTCCTACTAAGCCTTGTGCAGAGCCAGCATAAGAAAAGACTCGCTGCGTAA
- the LOC103445688 gene encoding inositol-tetrakisphosphate 1-kinase 4-like isoform X1, whose amino-acid sequence MRLNGELPPCYDGRAEGEENGENERELNSIGSVGISLPPKLVVGYALTSKKKKSFLQPKLVVLARNKGIFFIAIDVNKPLSDQGPFDVVLHKLSGKEWSEVIEDYRQKHPEVTVLDPPNSVEHLYNRQSMLQEVADLNLSDCYGKVGVPKQLIVTKDPSSIPNEVDKAGLKLPLGRVTLSFFSCVLVVKPLVVDGSAKSHELFLAYDQCSLSELEPPLVLQEFVNHGGVLFKVYIVGEAIKVVRRFSLPNISKRELEKLAGVFRFPRVSCAAASADDADLDPSVAELPQRPLLENLARELRQRLGLRLFNVDMIREHGTKDVFYVIDINYFPGYGKMPDYEHIFTDFLLSLVQSQHKKRLAA is encoded by the exons ATGAGGCTGAACGGCGAGCTTCCTCCGTGCTACGACGGAAGAGCGGAGGGGGAGGAGAatggagaaaatgagagagaattGAATTCAATCGGCAGCGTTGGGATTTCTCTGCCGCCAAAACTCGTCGTCGGGTACGCCTTGacctccaagaagaagaagagcttCTTGCAGCCCAAACTCGTTGTCTTGGCTAG GAATAAGGGGATCTTCTTCATTGCAATTGATGTAAACAAGCCACTTTCAGATCAAGGACCCTTTGATGTTGTTTTGCATAAG TTGTCGGGAAAAGAGTGGTCCGAGGTTATTGAG GATTACAGACAAAAACATCCAGAAGTAACTGTTCTTGATCCCCCAAATTCAGTAGAACATCTATACAACCGCCAGTCCATGCTTCAGGAAGTGGCTGATCTAAACTTGTCTGATTGCTATG GCAAGGTTGGTGTTCCAAAGCAGTTGATTGTCACTAAAGATCCATCATCTATTCCAAATGAAGTTGATAAAGCTGGGCTAAAATTGCCTCTGGGTAGAGTTACTTTATCCTTCTTCTCGTGTGTTTTGG TTGTCAAACCACTGGTTGTGGATGGTAGTGCCAAGTCACATGAACTATTTCTTGCTTACGACCAATGCTCCCTCTCAGAACTCGAACCTCCCTTGGTCCTGCAGGAGTTTGTAAATCACG GTGGTGTTCTCTTTAAAGTTTATATCGTTGGGGAAGCCATAAAGGTTGTAAGGCGTTTCTCTCTTCCCAATATCAGTAAACGTGAACTAGAAAAGCTTGCTGGTGTCTTCCGTTTCCCAAGGGTTTCATGTGCTGCGGCTTCAGCAGACGATGCAGACCTTGACCCTAGTGTTGCTG AACTTCCTCAACGGCCTTTGTTAGAGAACCTTGCAAGGGAGCTCCGCCAACGATTg GGCCTTCGGCTATTCAATGTTGATATGATTCGAGAGCATGGGACAAAGGATGTTTTTTATGTCATTGACATCAACTACTTTCCAG GTTACGGCAAAATGCCAGACTACGAGCACATATTTACAGATTTCCTACTAAGCCTTGTGCAGAGCCAGCATAAGAAAAGACTCGCTGCGTAA